The proteins below come from a single Natrinema sp. SYSU A 869 genomic window:
- a CDS encoding S26 family signal peptidase has translation MSGSSAGKPPDDSGDDDRTQDRSAGSSRTPPASETPSRDAPDSDADGVTIDDDGVLRWFLRTDDETVMVARDILSSVAIVAVVGLLLFGVSGIWPPLVAVESGSMEPNMHKGDLIFVADEGRFAGDNAVAGTGVVTLENGQESSYEKFGNPGDVIIYRPNGNPAETPVIHRAHFWVEEGEHWVDTKASEEIVGDATCNEVATCPAEHAGFVTKGDANGGYDQYGNGISDIVKPEWVTGKAMFRIPWLGHVRLTFDKILGGMLAPTSPSSASLQGPTPATTPTPAGPDTAGPGLDGELAGIVGIASAGAGATVAIGRYRN, from the coding sequence ATGAGCGGTTCTAGCGCCGGGAAACCCCCGGACGATTCCGGCGACGACGATCGTACGCAGGATCGAAGCGCCGGCAGTTCACGAACGCCGCCTGCATCCGAGACACCATCCCGGGACGCCCCCGATTCCGACGCCGACGGCGTGACGATCGACGACGACGGGGTCCTCCGCTGGTTCCTCAGAACCGACGACGAGACCGTCATGGTGGCGCGGGATATCCTGAGTAGCGTCGCCATCGTCGCCGTCGTTGGCCTCCTCCTGTTCGGCGTCAGCGGTATCTGGCCCCCACTCGTCGCCGTCGAGAGCGGCAGCATGGAACCGAACATGCACAAAGGAGATCTGATCTTCGTCGCAGACGAGGGCCGATTCGCCGGTGACAACGCCGTCGCCGGAACCGGTGTCGTCACTCTCGAGAACGGCCAGGAGAGCAGCTACGAGAAGTTCGGCAATCCCGGCGACGTGATAATCTACCGACCAAACGGCAATCCAGCGGAAACACCGGTGATCCATCGCGCCCACTTCTGGGTCGAAGAAGGTGAACACTGGGTCGATACCAAAGCCAGCGAGGAAATCGTCGGCGACGCGACCTGCAACGAGGTCGCGACCTGTCCCGCAGAGCACGCCGGGTTCGTTACGAAGGGAGACGCCAACGGCGGATACGATCAGTACGGAAACGGCATTAGCGACATCGTCAAACCCGAGTGGGTCACGGGCAAAGCCATGTTCCGGATCCCGTGGCTCGGCCACGTGCGCCTGACATTCGACAAGATCCTCGGCGGGATGCTCGCTCCGACGTCACCCTCGAGCGCGTCGCTGCAGGGACCGACACCGGCAACGACACCGACGCCCGCCGGTCCAGACACCGCTGGTCCCGGACTGGACGGTGAGCTCGCCGGCATCGTCGGTATCGCCAGTGCCGGAGCCGGGGCCACGGTCGCGATTGGCCGGTATCGAAACTGA
- a CDS encoding S26 family signal peptidase: MDGPDGGEQDDNRSGTRDERSGPEPSRRDEPGSRAPESRDRVPERDDRASNPGTRDRVSGDDHKRATRNDGEPAIEDGVGRWLLETDDWRVTACRDTVMCLGVITVVGLLLFGVSGTWPPFVAVESGSMEPNIREGDLVFVVDDDRFAGENAVAETGIATLESGRASGHEKFASSGDVIVFVPNGDPTKTPTIHRAHFWVEKGERWVETKADPGSLNGATCNDIVTCPAPHDGFVTKGDANSGYDQLPRSGADTTIVSPNWVTGKAMIRAPMVGGVRLAVGSAGAATGVGPTVTFVATGVIALVLFGMAAGERGP, from the coding sequence ATGGACGGTCCTGACGGCGGCGAGCAGGACGACAACCGATCTGGAACCCGCGACGAACGCTCGGGGCCGGAGCCGTCTCGGCGAGACGAACCCGGGAGCCGCGCGCCCGAATCGCGTGACCGCGTGCCCGAACGTGACGACCGGGCATCTAACCCCGGAACGCGAGACCGAGTGAGCGGTGACGATCACAAGCGCGCAACCCGCAACGACGGTGAGCCGGCGATCGAGGACGGCGTCGGCCGCTGGCTGCTCGAGACCGACGACTGGCGAGTCACTGCGTGTCGAGATACCGTGATGTGTCTCGGAGTCATCACAGTCGTCGGACTCCTCCTATTCGGCGTCAGCGGGACGTGGCCGCCGTTCGTCGCCGTCGAGAGCGGTAGCATGGAGCCGAACATCCGGGAGGGGGACCTCGTCTTCGTCGTCGATGACGATCGGTTCGCCGGCGAGAATGCCGTCGCCGAAACCGGCATCGCCACCCTCGAAAGCGGGCGAGCAAGCGGCCACGAGAAATTCGCCAGTTCCGGCGACGTCATCGTCTTCGTGCCGAACGGCGATCCGACGAAGACGCCGACGATTCATCGGGCCCACTTCTGGGTCGAAAAAGGCGAACGATGGGTCGAGACCAAAGCCGATCCCGGTTCGCTGAATGGCGCGACCTGCAACGATATTGTCACCTGCCCGGCACCCCACGACGGATTCGTCACGAAAGGCGACGCCAATTCCGGCTACGACCAACTGCCGCGTTCGGGGGCGGACACGACGATCGTCAGCCCCAACTGGGTTACCGGGAAAGCGATGATTCGGGCTCCGATGGTCGGAGGGGTTCGACTGGCGGTCGGTTCGGCGGGCGCAGCGACTGGGGTGGGACCGACAGTTACCTTCGTCGCGACAGGCGTAATCGCGCTCGTGCTGTTCGGAATGGCCGCCGGGGAACGCGGCCCGTGA
- a CDS encoding DNA-directed DNA polymerase II small subunit — MPLEASARIVGELTSRGYNAEREAVTRLAAAEDPTAALERVLEKISDDTLVVRTEHVETALPMADTGSTGAGTVPVAATGDEPSPADSTSSVSTGAEMSQEGKPAGRSPVEAGGSSSADRSADPAQRSLEIVGDMTGQSTGTGEYSDFVSVFRDRLDRLGAKLRSRINHRPATAIQDMPGGSEVAMVGLVNDIRSTASGHWLIELEDATGTFPWLVMKDRDYADLVEELLCDEVLAMEGTLADDSGIAFVDSMHFPDVPRTHEPSTADRHVQAALISDVHVGSQEFMADAWNAFADWLHTPEAQHVEYLLLAGDMVEGVGVYPDQDDELDIVDIYEQYEAFSEHLKKIPGDIEIVMIPGNHDAVRLAEPQPGFDEELREIMSAHDPQIVSNPSMVTLEGVSVLMYHGVSLDEVIAELPEAKANYDDPHKAMYHLLKKRHVAPQFGGHTRLAPEEKDYLIIDEVPDIFHTGHVHKLGFGKYHDVLAINSGCWQAQTDFQKSVNIDPDAGFAPIVDLDTLDVTVQKFS; from the coding sequence GTGCCACTCGAGGCCTCCGCTCGGATCGTCGGCGAACTCACGAGCCGCGGGTACAACGCTGAACGCGAGGCGGTGACGCGGCTCGCCGCGGCCGAGGACCCGACTGCGGCGCTCGAGCGCGTCCTCGAGAAAATTTCCGACGACACGCTGGTCGTCCGTACCGAACACGTGGAGACGGCTTTACCGATGGCCGATACGGGTTCGACGGGGGCCGGGACTGTCCCTGTCGCTGCCACTGGGGACGAGCCCTCGCCGGCCGACTCAACCTCCTCTGTTTCGACTGGAGCCGAGATGTCACAGGAAGGCAAACCGGCTGGCCGATCTCCAGTTGAAGCGGGGGGGTCTTCATCAGCCGACCGGTCCGCTGATCCCGCCCAGCGATCGCTCGAGATCGTCGGGGATATGACGGGCCAGAGTACGGGGACGGGCGAGTACAGCGATTTCGTCTCCGTCTTCCGCGATCGGCTCGATCGACTGGGAGCGAAACTGCGGAGCCGGATCAATCACCGCCCGGCGACGGCTATCCAAGACATGCCGGGCGGCAGCGAGGTGGCGATGGTCGGACTGGTCAACGATATCCGATCGACCGCCAGTGGTCACTGGCTGATCGAACTCGAGGACGCGACTGGAACCTTCCCCTGGCTGGTGATGAAAGACAGGGACTATGCCGACCTGGTCGAGGAACTGCTCTGCGACGAGGTGCTGGCGATGGAGGGGACGCTGGCGGACGATTCGGGGATCGCATTCGTCGATTCGATGCATTTTCCGGACGTTCCCCGCACCCACGAGCCGTCAACGGCGGATCGCCACGTGCAGGCGGCGCTGATCAGCGACGTCCACGTCGGCAGTCAGGAGTTCATGGCCGACGCGTGGAACGCCTTCGCCGACTGGCTGCACACCCCGGAGGCCCAACACGTCGAGTACCTGCTGCTCGCGGGCGACATGGTCGAAGGCGTCGGCGTCTACCCCGATCAGGACGATGAACTCGACATCGTCGACATCTACGAGCAGTACGAGGCGTTCAGCGAGCACCTGAAGAAGATCCCCGGAGACATCGAGATCGTCATGATTCCGGGGAACCACGACGCGGTCCGCCTCGCCGAGCCCCAGCCCGGATTCGACGAGGAACTCCGGGAGATCATGTCCGCACATGACCCACAGATCGTGAGCAACCCGTCGATGGTGACTCTCGAGGGTGTCTCCGTCCTGATGTATCACGGCGTCTCACTGGACGAGGTCATCGCGGAACTCCCCGAGGCGAAGGCCAATTACGACGATCCCCACAAGGCGATGTACCACCTTCTCAAGAAGCGCCACGTCGCGCCGCAGTTCGGCGGCCATACTCGACTGGCTCCCGAGGAGAAGGACTACCTCATCATCGACGAGGTGCCTGACATCTTCCATACCGGTCACGTCCACAAGCTCGGCTTCGGCAAGTACCACGACGTGCTCGCGATCAACTCCGGCTGCTGGCAGGCCCAGACGGACTTCCAAAAGAGCGTCAACATCGATCCCGACGCCGGTTTCGCCCCCATCGTCGATCTGGATACGCTCGATGTAACGGTCCAGAAGTTCAGTTGA